The genomic segment CAATGCATAAATGGCTTGAGCGTACAGTCCTTGAGTGACATACATGTCGGCCAACTCGGCCCATGCTTCTGGATCGGTAGGACAAACATCAAGGAAGGCGTTTAGCGCTGTGACAGCTTCAGGGACTTTGCCCATGGATCGGAGAAGAGCTATTTTGCGCTTCCAAATAGGCTATCGCATCGTCAGCAAAAAGGTATAGCCATGCTTTGTGGACGTATCATACTCACAATATTTGCATCGTTCTGTTGGAGGAGAGCATCGTATTCCTCCAAAatcttgtccagctctgTATTGTTGGCAGCGGTCGCCTCCTTCACCAGCCCCTTTAATGATAACACGCGATCATGCCTATCACCAAATCGGGTGACTATTCGTTCCAGGCATTCGTTCgcagcttcatcgtcacCCGTCCGAAGGCATGCGATCATCAAGTTTTCATATATCGTCCAAATATCGGCGGTCTCTGGAGCTGAGAAGAGGGAGGATAGAGGCGAGGCCGAGAATGCTCTGGGGTTCTTTCGTAGAATCTCGGGTGCTTGTTGGGCCAATTTCAGAGTCTCAGCAGGCGAGAGGCTGCCGACTGGCTGGAGTAATGATTGTGCCATTGTTGCTCAGGTGCTTTGGTCCTTCGAATTTCGTACGAGGATGGCTATGCGGCTCAGATAAATTCGTCGCAACGGGAATAGGAGTAGCTTTATCGATCGCTTATCTAGCACCTGGTATTAATCCGTGGCCCAAATTCAGGGCCAATGGGCGAGCAATTGCAACGGGTAATTGACGTTCGGATATCCAAAAGGTCCCCAGGAGCTCAAGCTGTCCCACCCATCGTTATGCGACAGCTTGCTCAATTGACTGGTGCCTTGGGCCACCGGATGATGGAAATATCCGGTGCCGATCACTTAACCAATCGCTTGATCACGCTGGCACCCCACCACAAGTCCCCTGTCAACATTTATGAGGCTCTCAGTAATTTTTTTTCCTTGCCGAAATTCTTTCTCTGAAACTTCTTCGGACGCCGTCGACGAAACTCGAACCAGCCAACAGGGCCAACGGCCCAAGAGGCTCAAAATACGGTCCCATTCGTGCCATTTTTCTAGCCCAATTAGAAAATTATGGTTGCGCCAGGCGTTGTTTCAAATGAGGCCGACGATGCCACAACTCCTCCGGTGAgggagttgttggcatcgaTGTCGATTGCGGGACACAAGGATGCCAGTGCAGAGATGCCAGCGCATCGGTCCCATGATCCTGCCAAGAACGCCAAACGGACCGACCCCTTCCAGTTTGGAAGCCGCTTTCTGGGCGAGGATGACAACGTCTTTGAGTTCAATGCCTGGGACCACGTCGAGACTGACGATGTATACAAGGAGTATGCTGAGCGTCAGTTTGAGATGCAGCGCCAGGCTCCTGTTTCTGACTTTGATAAGAGTAAGTTGGTTCTTCCATCAACAATCTATTTCCTTTATCACAATTCATGGGCATTCCCGTGCCCTCGGTGTATATGATGATCACCAAGCAATGCATAGTTCATCTGAAACTACTGATGAAATCTTTACCTTCACAACGTCTTTCGCTCCCATCTGATCACACCAATTGCAATATTGTGTATTACAGTTGCACATCTTTTTTTTCGTCAAATCTGGCAAGCTATTTGTTGCACGTGCTGACCCCAGATGATAGGCAGGTTCAACGGCGATCCAGCCAAGTGGTGGAATCTATTCTACAAGAAtaacgccgccaacttttTCAAAAATCGCAAGTGGCTCCAACAAGAGTTTCCCGTTCTTGCTGAAGTAATCAAGGAAGACGCTGGCCCCAAAGTAGTGCTTGAAATCGGCGCTGGTGCTGGTAATACAGCCTTCCCCGTactcaccaacaacaagaatCCCAAACTAAAGATCCATGCGTGCGACTTCTCCAAGACGGCCGTAGAGGTTATGCGCAACCACGAGGCCTATGACACAAACTTCATCCAAGCCGATGTATGGGATGCAGCTGGAGACAGCCTCCCCCCTGACGTCGAAGAAGGATCCGTAGACGTGGCCATCATGGTATTTATTTTCTCGGCCTTGTCGCCCAAGGAATGGGCACAAGCTGTCCGGAACGTACATAAAGCGCTAAAGCCTGGCGGCATGGTCTGCTTCCGCGACTATGGAAGAGGAGACCTTGCCCAGGTGCGCTTCCGCAAGGGGCGTTATCTGGAAGAGAATTTCTACATTAGAGGTGACGGAACCCGCGTCTACTTCTTTGACCAGGACGAACTGGGTAGGATCTGGACAGGCGaagcctttgccgacgaccCCGAGAATCCTGACATGCCCCAGTTTGAAATAGAGAAACTAGGTGTCGATAGACGCCTCCTGGTCAACAGAGCTGAAAAGCTCAAAATGTACCGGTGCTGGCTGCAAGGTCGGTTTAAAAAGACACATACAGCATAGATACATATAGAATACAAACTAGATGTCATTCAAGCTTCGTTTGCCAAATCATTCGTGCGTCCGTCTATCTCAGTATAATAGAAGGTCTCGTAGCAATGCCCTTCTAGATGCATCAAATCCAATCCCATCAAGGTAAGCATCCAATCCTCCAAACGTCACGTCCAAATGCTTCTGTATCCCAACAACTAGGTCAGACGCCGTGACTGCCCACTCATCCGTCAGGCCAATTTGTCGAATTTCAGCCAATCTCTCGTCTTTGTCTGTCTCGAGGGCCAGGTCCGTCAGAAGATAGTCATGCTCAATCGCATCCGGTGGAATATCAAGTATCATCAGGATTAAAATACAAATCAGTCCTGTCACAAAGCAATGATTAGAGCTAGTTAACTCCTTCGAATCACGCTGACACGCAAGACACACCTGTTCTATCTT from the Pochonia chlamydosporia 170 chromosome 6, whole genome shotgun sequence genome contains:
- a CDS encoding tetratricopeptide repeat domain-containing protein (similar to Metarhizium acridum CQMa 102 XP_007808766.1), which encodes MAQSLLQPVGSLSPAETLKLAQQAPEILRKNPRAFSASPLSSLFSAPETADIWTIYENLMIACLRTGDDEAANECLERIVTRFGDRHDRVLSLKGLVKEATAANNTELDKILEEYDALLQQNDANIPIWKRKIALLRSMGKVPEAVTALNAFLDVCPTDPEAWAELADMYVTQGLYAQAIYALEEVLVFSPNAWNIQARLGEVSLMAAASASEGGPQKHYAEAVKRFCRSIELCEDYLRGYYGLKLATDKLLQNAPKSKKDPDGFPLPDQSTIEKLNQAATEKLGEIVRRNGAKEKLWQGYDAGEIAAARELLDSSSAKVVR
- a CDS encoding actin binding protein (similar to Magnaporthe oryzae 70-15 XP_003711379.1), producing the protein MVAPGVVSNEADDATTPPVRELLASMSIAGHKDASAEMPAHRSHDPAKNAKRTDPFQFGSRFLGEDDNVFEFNAWDHVETDDVYKEYAERQFEMQRQAPVSDFDKSRFNGDPAKWWNLFYKNNAANFFKNRKWLQQEFPVLAEVIKEDAGPKVVLEIGAGAGNTAFPVLTNNKNPKLKIHACDFSKTAVEVMRNHEAYDTNFIQADVWDAAGDSLPPDVEEGSVDVAIMVFIFSALSPKEWAQAVRNVHKALKPGGMVCFRDYGRGDLAQVRFRKGRYLEENFYIRGDGTRVYFFDQDELGRIWTGEAFADDPENPDMPQFEIEKLGVDRRLLVNRAEKLKMYRCWLQGRFKKTHTA